One genomic segment of Mycoplasmopsis agalactiae PG2 includes these proteins:
- a CDS encoding RpiB/LacA/LacB family sugar-phosphate isomerase produces the protein MKKGKVVLASDHGGCDLKNEIKDYVSNLGYETVDLGPEDSSKSISYAEQGHKLANYLLDNKDVSFGIGLCGTGLGISYALNRHNGIRAARVTSVEDANLAKLHNNANVLVMGGRQVNIEQAKAMIDEYINTAYEGGRHQARIDQIDKF, from the coding sequence ATGAAAAAAGGTAAAGTAGTTTTAGCCAGTGATCACGGTGGTTGTGATTTAAAAAATGAAATAAAAGACTATGTAAGCAATCTAGGATATGAAACAGTAGATTTAGGACCTGAAGATAGTTCAAAATCTATATCATATGCTGAACAAGGACATAAATTAGCTAATTATTTATTGGATAATAAAGATGTTTCATTTGGAATTGGTTTGTGTGGCACGGGTTTAGGTATTTCATATGCACTAAACAGACACAATGGAATAAGGGCTGCTAGAGTAACTTCAGTTGAGGATGCTAATCTTGCAAAATTACACAACAATGCTAATGTGCTTGTTATGGGCGGCAGACAAGTTAATATTGAACAAGCAAAAGCTATGATTGATGAATACATTAACACCGCATATGAAGGCGGCAGACACCAAGCCAGAATCGACCAAATTGATAAATTTTAA
- a CDS encoding MAG1140 family protein, with translation MKLTTISKWIWFWLALVFVASVILLIFIFNYKIEKTEKINLYIDEKNRMHLLGNNKLFYSLKQGQKIILKINEKAYDINVLTIKILKNSAQIDFTSYDDNLRSLLRKDINIDGVIHLGETTLFNLLFKQ, from the coding sequence ATGAAATTAACAACTATATCTAAATGAATATGATTTTGACTTGCACTAGTTTTTGTAGCTTCAGTAATATTGCTAATTTTCATATTTAACTATAAAATAGAGAAAACGGAAAAAATCAACCTATATATAGATGAGAAAAATAGAATGCATTTATTAGGCAATAATAAATTATTTTATTCACTAAAACAAGGGCAAAAAATAATTTTAAAAATTAATGAAAAAGCTTACGACATTAATGTATTAACTATAAAAATTTTGAAAAATAGTGCACAAATAGATTTTACTAGCTATGATGATAATCTTAGATCGCTTTTAAGAAAGGATATCAATATCGACGGTGTAATTCATTTAGGGGAAACAACACTATTTAATCTTCTATTCAAGCAATAA